The sequence below is a genomic window from Saccopteryx leptura isolate mSacLep1 chromosome 3, mSacLep1_pri_phased_curated, whole genome shotgun sequence.
GGTTAGTTCCATTACCAATTTGGTTGGGGGAGGTTTTAAAATCACAAGATTTACAATCCTATTAAAAATCTGAAATGAGACTAGATTATTGGAGGCAATTGCATTTAGCAGTAAGGGTCAGAGCATCAAAATGATTGGTTTAGACCTAGAACAAGCCCCTTTTAACATATTCAATAggttttcataaattttaatttattaacaatatttaaaagtttaccattttaaaatgtacacattagtggttttcagtatattcacaaagttgtacCAACATCACTACTATCTAATTTGGAACATTTTCATTATCTGTAAAACACCTCTGTTTCCATTAACAGTCACTTCGCATTGCTCCCTCCACTAGCACCTGGCAACCagtaatttttctgtctctatggattacCTTATTCtgggtatttcatataaatggaatcatacaaaatGTGGCTTTAAGgtctgtccttttttatacttagtATAATGGTATCAGGGTGCCTGCATGTTGTAGCATGAaccagtacttcattcctttctgtGACTAATATTGTTATATGacagcacattttgtttattcattagttgattggcatttggtttgtttccactttttggctcttATAAATAATACTGTTGTCATGTTTCATGTATAAAtttttgtgtgaatatatgttttcagcctttttcgatatatacccaggagtagaattgctaggtcatatggtaactatgGTAACTCAGCCTTTTGAGGAGCTGCCAaactgatttccacagtggccgcaccatttcacattcccacctGCAATGTATgaaggttctaatttctccacatcatcatcaacatttgttattttctatttttttgattATATAGTCATTTAAGTGGGGAAAGCTTTAATTTGAAAAAACAGTAAGTTTTTCTTTGTTGCATTCCTAATGATCAAAAGCTGGTAAATTATAGTGACTTGACTCTTTAGATGGGTTGATTAGAATGTGATATAAAATAAAGGCCAGTCTTGATGTGTGCTGTGTTTACTTCTGCTACCACAATAGGGCCAAATTTCTCTCAAGGAACTTAGACTTACAAGGAACATAGACTAAGTCCTCCATCTCAGGAAGAACAAGCCAAAGAGTGTGCCCTGCTGATGAGCCAGTTAGCAAGATAATCTTGGCATAAAGACAACATATAATTGCTTTTGTATTTCTGCCTTTCTCCtaactctttcatttatttcctgcCTCATCTACAAAGAATTTGAGATCATTTTCATTATGATTATATGGTATGCAATAATGATAAAATTTATCTAAGAATAGagtcagaataaaaaaataggaatgaGAAAAGGCAATCTTATATAGGTGAACATGATCATAAAGGCTAATACAAATGTATCATCAAATATCAGGTTTGACCATCAGCTTATTTTCtggcaaagtttttaaaaagagacatagTTACACATCTAAACTTCATACTTTTTCTCCAAAGAAGCAAAGTTTTTCATagctctgaattaaaaaaaaatgtctcaggTGGAACTTTATAGTGGAACTGAACAGTGTATAGAGGTGTCCTCACTAAAGCATTGGTAGAGTGAGTACAATTTTTAATTGAGATGCACTAGCGTGGACTGTATCCATATTTGTTACACATTTGTGCATGTCTCTTGATATTTTATGGAAATTCTAACTCTAGgtattaatgattatttttaattatatttttccatttgtgtACTGTGTTTTCCAGAATACATACATAGAGAAGCTTGGGACAAGATATTTATCTAATTTCTGGTAAGTTAAGTGACTGGTTTAGAGAGtgacataaaataattatatggcTATATTTTCAGGCattgaaaatttaagaaaagtttttgtaactataagataaaaatgaaatgatactgataaatttttatgtatacataatGCCAAAGGAACAGAGAAGTTTCTATAAACTTGCTTATGAAAGATAATATTCAGAATTCTGTGTCATCATTTCCTAAAGATTTGGGTTACTTTTATTGAATCAGATGTTGATGTTATCTTTTGTGAAGAACAGTTATCTCAACATAACTTGGTTTAAAATACAAGCGTTCAGTATAATCCACTTAAGATAAAAGTCAAATTATTAAGTTCAatctgaaattttcattttttatgagcCTTTTCTTCTCTCAATTATAACTTGTgagttatttcaaaatttaacacAACACACTTCATGAATTGACAAATGAAACCTTataattttcacatttaaattaGCAACAAAGTTAACCATTAACAATCTACTTATTTTTGGTATTAAGAAATGACTCTTGGGGGGGCAGTACattaagagggacaaatataaggtgatggaagatctcactttgggtgatgggtatacaacataatcaactgagCAAATGATGTAGAGATATTTGCCCAGCATCTATATATTCTAATTGGAGTTGACCAatctcaccctgttaaatttaattgtctaaataaaaatttaaaaaaaagaaagataaatgacTCTATATAGTATTTATGTAgactaaaatatttaacttttagctgtgaaaagaataacggattgtttttctcttgtagtGGCAAAATTAAAGACTTGTGATGACAATGAAAAAAGAGAGTGAATTTGTCATTTTCATCTAAAGAAAAATGATAGACAAAAATCAAACCTGTGGTACGGGACAGGATTCTATGCCCTATATGAGTTGTCTGATTCACATACTTGAAGAATGGTTTGGCGTGGAGCAATTGGAGGACTATTTAAATTTTGCAAACTATCTTTTATGGGTTTTTACACCACTAATACTTTTAGTACTTCCTTactttactatttttcttctctaccttactattattttcttacaCATTTATAAGAGGAAGAATGTATTAAAAGAAGCCTATTCTCATAATTTATGGGATGGTGCAAGGAAGACGGTAGCAACTCTTTGGGATGGACATGCAGCAGTTTGGCATGGTAAGCAAGATTACTTTGATCTCTGTTGTTATTTGTGTTTGTGGCACAGAAACAATCATTCCATTTTACTGATTGAGAAGATAgtgaagaatacaatggaagggaTATTTACTATTTCTTGTCTATTTGCATTTATTGTGCATCTGTATGTCtttcttaaaatgattttttccccAAACACATTAGTGTCCATTTAAGAAAGAAGTACACAGTAGTTAGGCTATTACTATAAGcaagaatataaaaattcatatttaagaCATCTAAAAGATTAAGAGACTATTTAAAACTATAGAacacttttgaaaattatttagcaTTTACTTCCATATTGTTTAAAATAAGTTTGACTTTCTCAGTgtagagatttaaaatatatatattaaatataatttgaatcaaaatttacctttttttggTATGATTCATTTCAAAGGTCATTATATATTTCTCAATAAATGAGAAGCAATAAGTTTTTCTCCAGGATATTCATTCTTTCCATTGATATTTCAGATGTtgtgcatctaatgattgctagTTCATCTTCATTTGACTGTCATGAAAATTGCCCTCGAGAGGCCTATTTCAAGAGCTTGGTGTTTTTCCTTACCAATTTTTATCTAATTTGTTGGTCCCTTTTGTTTTGGactatataaaaatacagaaagattcAGTAGGCTTGAAACAGAGATGTGCCTCTATCGTGTTGTTGAACATCAGAATGGTTTCACAGAAAGACATGGAAGGAAGCACAGATTTTGAAGTAGACACTTGAGGTGGTGAGCATTGTAAGGAATATAAATGTCGAGTCACTAtgttgaacacctgaaactaaaataatactgtatgtcaactatgctttaatttaaaaacatagacaTGTAAGGATATATATAAGTACAGGGCTGCTCTTACCAAAGATCACTAGTGAGATGCTTAATAGGTTTATGTGTTGTCATTTTAATactatatacattaaaaaaatttttttttttaatttattgattttaacaagagaggaaggtagagagagagagagagagagagagagagaaacaggaatgtTGAGCTGttccttttgtgccctaacccaggatcaaaccagcaacatctgtgcttcaggaccatgctctaacccagtggtagtcaacttggtctctaccgcccactaatgggtgttccagctttcatggtgggcggtagcggagcaaccagagaataaataaaaagatttttaactatagtaagttgttttataaagatttattctgccaaacttagcaaaaatccggcataaagtacttggtaagtaattattattatatgctttaacttgctgtaactctgctttataaattttataaagtaaagttacttccctactttataaatcaccattactgtggaactggtgggcagttagaaaattttactactaacagagatacaaaagtgggcggtaggtataaaaagggtgACTACCCCtgcagtctaaccaactgagctatctgggcagGATGATATCATACATATATACCTACATACATTCTTATAAATCTTTTTTGAGCACTTAACTATGCCATATACTGTAAAATGCTTAACATTTTGCATTGATTATTTAAACCTTATAAATAATAGATAGGTTCTGTTACCGCTATTTTACAGTTTTCCCATGAGAAAATAGGACAAAAGAGGTTGTTATTTGCCCAAGGCACCCTAGCAGCTAGGAAAGAAGAGCCAGAATGCAACCTCAGATGTCAGGCTGTAAGACTTGTGCTTTGTGATCTGTGCTGTGTGGTCTGTCCTAGGTTGGGGGTTCAGGGTAAAAAAAGTACTGGTATTCATCAGGTTTGCAAATAGGAATCATATGTATTTAATGGTTTGAATTCttaatatttactcatttatacTAATGATCTTGCCAGTCAGTAACAACTCATATTCTCTGATGGTTGTTTAACATAAGCAAGATGACACTTTACCATTTCATGAGTGTATGTCTGCAGACACTGCATCTAGGTACACTGCTATTGTTCTTTGTCtttaaaacagagagacagaaattcaCTTGCATCAGGTATAATACTCAATTGGGAATATTTATCTGCCTTCCACATATATACCCTCCCCCCATATTCAGGATAACATGCATTGTAAGgaattatgatttatttatatatatttcaggagACATGATTTAATTTGGATAAATTcaagagctgatttttttttgtagcacaatatattattttgaggtatttattgaggtattttttaaatatgcatttatgATTGAGAGGAGGTAATATATACATAGTTCTTACCTTGCTCTAATAAtttattatgatatattttattagatgaatgatactttaaaaattattttctttacctttataTATGTCAATTTATGTTCTTTAGTGACATACATAAAAggcatttgtatttatatttggaTTTTGTATTGCTGTCAAAGAAGTTTTAATTATGCCTTTTTAAAGAATCttcaaaggaattttttttgtgtgtgacagagacagaaagacagaaggagagacagagagggacagacagacaggaaaggagagagatgagaagcatcagttcttcaatgcagcacattagttgttcattgattgctttgctttctcatatgtgccttgaccagggggctaccatggagcaagtgaccccttacttaagccaccgaccttggactcaaaccagcgaccccgtgctcaagctggtgagccgcactcaagccagatgagcccgtgctcaagccggcaacctctgagtttcaaacctgggtcctccgtgtcccagtccaacactatccactgtgctactgcctggtcaggctcaaaggacttttttaaactattataaattcattgtaaaaaatgtatcaaataagaaaaataaagaagaaaataatagtcaCCTAAAATTTACCATGCAAAAGTGACTTTCTTATACTCAAGTTGCTTAAAGCCTTAAACTATAAAatcatgacttttaaaaaaaatattattcctaGTAAATatgaatgatatttttaaaagctggtcTTTTAAtggttaatgatttttttatataaccaTATCAAATTAACAATGGTACACTATTAACTAAACTACAGATCTTATTCAAATCTTACCAGTTTTCCCTGGTCTCCTTTTACTGAGAACAGAATACTACATTTAGTTGTCCCGTCTCCTCCAGTCTATAATGGTTatttagttttttccttttttcttccatgACCTTTGCCTTTTTAGAGAGTGTTGCTCAGTTATTTTGTAGATCATCTCTTAATTTAGATATGTTTTCCATAAATGGATTGAATTTATGCATTTTTGATAAGAATACCACAAAAATGATGATGTTTTTCTTCTCAGTGCATTATATCAGCGGTTAATGAtgttaatatgttttattattgGTGACATTAACTTTGATCATCATGTGGTTAACGAGGTGTCTGCCAGGTTTCTCCACCATAaagttgctatttctttatttgtaattgataaatatcttggaactatttaaaaaatatttagataacCCTTCTCAAATGAGATACTTAATTTTTCTgaacctccttttcctcttctgcaaAATGAGTTGCTGTAAGGAATTAGTTAAATTTCATGTATTAAGCataatttctattatatttaataCAATCATGTGCTGCTTAACATTTTGAGAATTGCAAGTCagttaaccacttcactttcatctatgtccatgaatctcagttttatataccaccatacagttcttagtgtttctgatttactcatttttcatagtataatgttctcaaggtccatccatgttgtcctaaatggcaatatgtcatttgTTATTGGCTGAGtagtaagatctgaaacaataaattacatagaagaaaacaaatactaaactcatggaccttgaccatagagaacaatttatgaatttgaccccaaaggcaagggaagtaaaagcaaaaatgaatgggacaatatcaaactaaaaatcttctgcatagcaaaagaaactgacaaaacaaataggcagccaactaaatgggagatatttgcaagCAACAGTTCTGATAACGGtttaatatccaatatatatatatataaagaactcacaaaactcagcaacaaacaagcaaacaagccaattaaaaaatgaggagaggacctgaacagacacttctcccaagaggacatacaaatggccaacaaatatataaaaagatgctcatcctcactagctatttgaggaatgcaaatcaaaactacaatgagatacctcctcacacctgttagattggctattatcaacaagacaggtaataacaagtattggagaggctgtggagaaaaaggaaccctcattcactgctggtgggaatgcaaatttgtacaaccattatggaagaaagtatggtggttcctaacaaaaaggaatagaactaccatatgacccagcaatccctctactgggtatatatccccaaaactcaaaaagattggtacataaagatacatgcaccccctgtgttcatttattttctttttagtgtctatTTCAATTACTAAATTTGGgcttcattctgttttttttttctagttcactGAGATATAaagttaggtttttttgttttgttttttaagcaagaggcaggaggtagagagacagactcccacatgcgcatggactgggatctactcagcaagccccctcCTCGGCAaagctgcccatctggggccattgctccattgcttggtagCCAAGCTATTTTATTACCTGAGGTAAGGCtgtgtagccatcctcagcacccgggtccaacttgctcaaaccaattgagccatgcctgtgggagcggaagagagagagagagagagagagagagagagagaaagagaaagaagtgggaggggtggagaacagatggtcacttctcctgtatgccctgacccagaatcaaacctgggacatacacacactTGGCTGacatgctaccactgagccaactggccagggccaagttaggttttttatttaaagtttgtttttttgtttgcttcttgaggtaggcaTTTATTGCAATGAACTGccttcttagaactgcttttgcttcatcctGTTATGTTTTAGTATGTTGCATTTCCATTTTCAGTTGtctcaaggtattttttttttatttctcttttgacttCTTCATTGACCCATTGGTTATTCagtaggttttttctttttcccaggaCCAGCTGaggctgtgccctgactggtgagaTGGGAAGGAAAAGCAGATCTTATGACTAGAGCCATGATCACATTTCATCTGCTCCTTGGAGTATCAGTTCCTAACTTCTGTGATGAAGTAGTCAGAGTATTTTCCTCTGAAATATAAGTGGAGCTTActttaatcttttatatttacaaTTCACTGACAGGACAGGATTTCTGTAAAAAATGTGTTGTTGTTTGGTAGTCATGTGTAGGACAGTAGGCAGACTAATTTcttcaggtggtgggggagaATAAAGGGACTGCCAAAAAGCCAGCCTTGAACTGAGGTTAAGTTAGAAGAAAGATTCATTCCCCTCCTTTTCATCCTGTCATTTTCTTCCCTTGCAGAAACCCTTGTTCCTGTTTATAGTGACATGGAATAGGGTTTACAGTGTggcaggaagaagggaaagaatggCAAGTCTCTCATCTTATATGACTGGAGGGATGTTTTCTTGACATCCAGTTCAAATCTCTCATAACAGTATTTTTTTCCCTAATGTAGTAGTTAGAGtcaataactttatttttgtttttaagaataaagtgggggataGGGATGTCTACAGAATAATTTATTGTTTgtgaatgaaataaacatttaaaaatttacagcAATAAGTTCTCCATGTGTATGGAACAGTTTAgtggtattttattttgcatCGGGTCACTAGTTTAAGAGTTTTCCTGCTTTTATTAATGAATTATTTATGACTGTTAAATTTTGCTGCGGGTTGTGTTATTTCATAGGGAAGTTTTAACTTACTTGAGGTCTCCTTCCCTGCCCTTTTCACCTGCTCCTCTTTATCTCCTCCTTTCTTTACCCTTTTCACAACCTGCTTGTAACAAGTAGAATCTTGTGTGCTTTTATTAACTACTCTATATCAAGCTCATACAGAAAggtccagattgatttttagaagctAGCAGATTCAATAAAGCGTACTTGATGTTTCAGAGATGTGTGACTCCTTGGATAACCTtgattcactttaaaaaatagtcttaaaTTCTGATACTGTTTGTCAGGTTGGAACGAAGGTTCTTTTTACCTTATAGATTCTCTGATTCTCTGATCTTACATGATTTTTCCATAAGACTatgattaatttctttatttgtagacttttaaaaaattaatatttcaagtATTGTACAAAGAACTTATTTCCCTTAATTATTTGACTATAATTGCCTATATTACCCCCTCTTTAACACTTTTAGTGCATATTTCCTACAAACAAAGATGTTCTATTTAACATCAACAAATCCCTTAAAATGAGGAAGTTAACATTGATATATTACTGACATCTAATCTTTAGATCTCATTCAAGTATATAGCCTTTTTATTTGACTCactgtttttatataatttccttCTATCTGCTGAAATTTCTAATCTGATTATGTATTCACTTTTTCTGCTAGATCTTTTACCATAATCATTTTAAAGTTGCTATatgataatttaaatatttgggtcTGGTTCTCTTGATTAAATAATCTCTtaacaatggatttttttttcttactgtttgtGTGtcccacaatttttaaaatgaattttgggcattgtttgtaaaaaaaaaagaaacccaaaacagtagTAAATAAGGTAAATAGTATTTATCActgaaaattgtctttttttcatCAGGCCACTAGTGAGTTGGGGTTGGGGTTAATTTTGTTTACTCAGCAGTTGAACGGAAGTTGGGTTTTGTTGTGGGTATGGTTACCTTCAGTTAAGCACAGATTTCAACATTCTGCTGCTACTTGTGCCTGTGTAGAGCCTAGAGTGCCAGAGTGTTTTTCTCAGCGTTCCTactgtctctgtcttgtgtgcCTATGCCACAGAAGGGCTCCTCTTCATGCTCTCCCCCAGGAAAAGGTGGCTGTTGCTTGTAACTCCATGTGAGGCTTGTGGTGCAGATGGGATGGTGGGGGCACTTTTTGATATTCATGCTTTAGCCAAAGTCTTCCACAGGCCCTGTTTGCCTGGGGCTCAAGTGTGATTCTTTCTCAATGTTCTTTACTCTTCTCTGTGGCAGGCAAACTTGGTCTTATGTGGGTAGGGGTTTCAGCTTGGTAGCAAGtttcctgcccttcctcccagATACTTTGGGCTTCTACACTTCCCTAGTCTTCGTGAATTTTTACCTGAGACTAGTATAGTGGGACAAgacaggagagaagaggagggggataAAGCTCTGTCCTTTTGAGCAACAGGTGGCTGTTGCATATACCCTTTCCTTAGAAGAGGTGGAAAGGGTTTTCTGCACCTCTTTGAATATCAGGTTTTCTTTTTACAAGAGAAGTTTTCAGGAAGTGAGTGGAGTTTTGGTCTCTGTACCATTAGCAGGGGCTTGCTTAAGTCTCCTGCCTACCTTGACCTTAACTTTTCTTGAGAGCACCTACTGAAGCCTGTGGAGGAATGCTGATGAGTGGGTATGAACCCTTGTTAGTATCTAGGGTGCCCAGAGATTCTATAGTCAATGCTCAACCACACTTGGCCTTTAAGTgtttaacattttactttttttttctttcccactttTATAGCTCCTACTACTTCCTCCTGTgctcagtgttttgtttgtttatttgtttttaaatctcaaTAGCAGGGCTTGTCATCCTTTGGAGCTCAGTTCACCTGATTTGAGAGAGTAGCCTGTTTTCTGACATGCTGCTTTTTCTCGTTCTTAGGTTGGAAGTGAAGTTCTCTTACAACTACACATTTATTCTACTTTTCTCCTGTTCTGTATTTGCAACCACTTTCTCCAACAGTGAGAAATCTGGCTCACATTTTTCTTAATAtgtaaacttatttgatcaaTTCTCCTGTGTAACCAATCTCTCATCACTGCCACCATCCTCTCCGACTCATGGGTACCACCTTTCCCCACTCCACCCATGACACCCTGAACCAACCCACTGTGTGTCTGGATGCCATTCTTACTTAGCACAGTATCTGACCCCATGCTTGCCTCATGCCTAGTTCCCCTCCTTTTCCCACAAAGGCACCAGCACCCTGTTctaggctcttctcctgtgtgggTGTTCTCTCACGACTGGAATTGGTCTTTGACTCCCCATTTAGGGCTACCCCATGTGGATGCCATCCTCACCCTGTCTGGGCTCCAACACTCACTCCAGTTCACCCTTCCACACAGGTGCCTACACACTCTAGCCCACTTAATGGCTGTAGGGACTGATTTGTCcaagagggaaggaagatgaaATAGGAAGGCTCATGCACTTTTGTAAGACTGAGTTTCTGTATTAATAACCATTCttttaataactaataaatagattttaagtATTTGTATTTTATCTTTCTAACAGGTTATGAAGTTCATGGAATGGAAAAAATACCAGAAGGACCagcacttataattttttatcatgGAGCTATTCCCATAGATTTTTACTACTTCATGGCTAAAATTTTTATCCATAAAGGCAGAACGTGCCGAGTAGTAGTTGAtcactttctctttaaaattccaGGTAAACTTTTACCGTAGATAgtgatataaaaatgttaatgaataCAATCAAATTATATGATTGTCCGTATTACTGAGCTCTCTAGTATCATTTGGAAACGCTTTTTGCCTTATTTAGG
It includes:
- the TMEM68 gene encoding DGAT1/2-independent enzyme synthesizing storage lipids isoform X2 — translated: MIDKNQTCGTGQDSMPYMSCLIHILEEWFGVEQLEDYLNFANYLLWVFTPLILLVLPYFTIFLLYLTIIFLHIYKRKNVLKEAYSHNLWDGARKTVATLWDGHAAVWHGYEVHGMEKIPEGPALIIFYHGAIPIDFYYFMAKIFIHKGRTCRVVVDHFLFKIPGFSLLLDVFCALHGPRGKCVEILRSGHLLAISPGGVREALISDETYNIIWGDRKGFAHVAIDAQVMRKLRHKEMKGWRDRVIQQGRSRAEHTVQDCRQPVLLLSLTAFHTHYSYVYTKYPRRI